A stretch of Burkholderiales bacterium DNA encodes these proteins:
- the pqqA gene encoding pyrroloquinoline quinone precursor peptide PqqA yields MAWNKPEFTDMRFGFEVTMYILNR; encoded by the coding sequence ATGGCTTGGAACAAACCTGAGTTCACCGATATGCGTTTCGGTTTTGAAGTCACGATGTACATTCTGAATCGCTAG
- a CDS encoding response regulator transcription factor codes for MSAIRVMLVDDHAVVRMGFRLLLGGASDVEVVAEAESGEAACSDYVKIKPDVMVMDLSMPGIGGLEAITRILARHREAKILVLSAHDDTMHPKRVLQAGALGYLSKRSAPEELIAAIRQVAQGKIFLEPKMANQLAVQQLTGEKNPVDVLSPREFEVFMLLAKGKPVNEIAELLFLSPRTVGTHLYNIKQKLGAGNSAEIALIAMRAGLLEP; via the coding sequence ATGAGCGCGATCCGGGTGATGCTGGTCGATGACCACGCTGTTGTGCGCATGGGTTTCCGGCTGCTGCTGGGGGGCGCATCCGACGTTGAGGTCGTCGCCGAAGCCGAAAGTGGCGAGGCTGCGTGCAGCGATTACGTCAAGATCAAACCCGACGTTATGGTCATGGATTTGTCGATGCCGGGCATCGGCGGGCTCGAAGCCATAACGCGCATCCTCGCCAGACATCGCGAGGCGAAAATTCTTGTGCTCTCGGCTCACGACGACACCATGCACCCGAAGCGCGTTCTGCAGGCGGGCGCGCTCGGCTATCTGTCGAAACGCAGCGCGCCGGAGGAACTGATTGCGGCGATCCGCCAGGTCGCGCAGGGAAAAATCTTCCTTGAACCGAAAATGGCGAATCAGCTCGCGGTTCAGCAATTGACAGGCGAGAAGAACCCGGTAGATGTGTTGAGCCCGCGCGAATTCGAGGTGTTCATGCTGCTGGCGAAAGGTAAGCCGGTGAACGAGATCGCCGAATTGCTGTTTCTGAGCCCGCGTACGGTCGGTACGCATTTGTACAACATCAAGCAGAAGCTCGGCGCCGGCAATTCGGCTGAAATCGCATTGATTGCAATGCGCGCCGGGTTGCTGGAGCCGTGA
- a CDS encoding PAS domain S-box protein yields MSLRFRINVLITALMLLLLAAMAWMTINDTRSSLREEIEASTKVTIQLLTSVVYSSQFLPGGVLPNRIMLDFLKNLGRVRANEIRLYDGIGDLIYTSPPSKYKAGLYAPQWYADLVAPRPEHTTLRIRNGTLVIIPDPSRATLDAWDDFVKLGWIALAFFIMINALMFWLVGRWLRPIKVILGGLSEMERGRFDARLPDLTLPEFAAISHTFNRMADALEDSQAENRRLALLVKQSSDAIMIYDLQGNITFWNPAAERLFGYTAAQVDGKPATLLTPPERVAEIAQNLEGIARRELIENFETERVTSDGRVLEVALSAAPLIDPHDERVIGQICSMRDITENKRAQQTARELDENRKLTQLIQSHVEEERRHLARELHDELGQCVTAIKSIGYSIASRSKDGGSKDAAADIHENAQTIVSVASHIYDVVHGIIRDLRPSGLDHLGLLETLSDTVNTWRALHPEIEFDVRLQGKLDDLGETINITLYRLVQECLTNLVRHAAASKAEISLTRGDGSIKLMVADNGKGIGAGAAKNGHFGLIGMRERVQALHGSFETESRPGAGLRVIVVLPLEAAA; encoded by the coding sequence GTGAGCTTGCGCTTTCGCATCAACGTGCTGATTACGGCGCTGATGTTACTGTTGCTGGCCGCCATGGCGTGGATGACGATCAACGACACGCGCAGCTCTTTGCGCGAGGAAATCGAAGCGAGCACCAAAGTCACCATCCAGTTGCTGACTTCGGTTGTCTACAGCAGCCAATTTTTGCCGGGCGGCGTGTTGCCGAACCGTATCATGCTCGACTTTTTAAAAAATCTCGGGCGCGTGCGCGCCAACGAAATCCGGCTGTACGATGGCATCGGAGACTTGATCTACACGTCGCCGCCCTCGAAGTACAAGGCCGGTCTTTACGCGCCGCAATGGTACGCGGATCTGGTCGCGCCGCGCCCGGAACATACGACGCTGCGAATACGCAACGGCACCCTCGTTATCATCCCGGATCCGTCGCGGGCAACGCTCGATGCGTGGGACGATTTCGTCAAGCTCGGCTGGATCGCGCTGGCGTTCTTCATTATGATCAACGCGTTGATGTTCTGGCTGGTCGGGCGTTGGCTGCGGCCGATCAAAGTAATCCTCGGCGGCTTGTCGGAAATGGAGCGCGGCCGGTTCGATGCGCGGTTGCCGGATCTTACGCTGCCGGAATTCGCCGCGATCAGTCATACCTTCAACCGCATGGCCGACGCGCTCGAGGACAGCCAGGCCGAAAACCGGCGTCTTGCGTTGCTGGTCAAACAATCGTCGGATGCGATCATGATTTACGACCTGCAAGGCAATATCACGTTCTGGAATCCCGCCGCCGAGCGGCTGTTCGGCTACACGGCGGCGCAAGTCGACGGCAAACCGGCGACGCTGCTGACGCCGCCCGAACGCGTTGCCGAAATCGCGCAGAATCTGGAGGGGATCGCGCGCCGCGAGCTGATCGAAAATTTCGAAACCGAACGCGTGACCAGCGACGGCCGCGTGCTTGAAGTCGCCTTGTCGGCGGCGCCGCTGATCGATCCGCACGACGAGCGCGTGATCGGCCAGATTTGCAGCATGCGCGACATTACCGAAAACAAACGCGCGCAGCAGACCGCGCGCGAGCTGGACGAGAACCGCAAGCTGACGCAGTTGATTCAAAGCCACGTCGAGGAGGAGCGCCGCCACCTGGCGCGCGAGCTGCACGACGAACTCGGCCAGTGCGTGACCGCGATCAAGTCTATCGGCTACTCGATCGCCAGCCGCAGCAAGGACGGCGGCAGCAAGGACGCCGCCGCCGATATTCACGAAAACGCGCAGACCATCGTTTCCGTAGCCAGCCATATCTACGACGTCGTGCACGGCATCATTCGCGATCTGCGGCCAAGCGGACTCGATCATCTGGGCTTGCTCGAAACTCTCAGCGATACCGTCAATACCTGGCGCGCGCTTCATCCTGAAATCGAATTCGACGTGCGTTTGCAAGGCAAACTCGACGATCTCGGCGAGACCATCAATATCACGCTCTACCGCCTGGTCCAGGAATGCCTGACCAATCTTGTGCGTCACGCCGCCGCGAGTAAAGCCGAGATTTCGCTGACCCGCGGCGACGGCAGCATAAAGTTGATGGTGGCGGATAACGGCAAGGGCATCGGCGCCGGCGCAGCGAAAAACGGTCACTTCGGTCTGATCGGCATGCGTGAACGCGTGCAGGCGTTGCATGGCAGCTTCGAAACGGAAAGCCGGCCGGGCGCCGGATTGCGGGTGATCGTCGTTCTTCCGCTGGAAGCCGCGGCATGA